The Glycine soja cultivar W05 chromosome 6, ASM419377v2, whole genome shotgun sequence genome has a window encoding:
- the LOC114415708 gene encoding protein NRT1/ PTR FAMILY 5.1-like isoform X1, which yields MEHKGYTLDDTVDLSGRPVLSSTTGKRKACIFILAYQAFERFAYFGVSANLVIYMTSELHKDLVSAVTSVNNWSGTAWITPIVGAYIADSHLGRFWTITFALLIYAMGMGLLVLTTSLKCFRPTCTDGICKEASTVQLTLYYLSIYTIAIGSGVLKPNMSTFGADQFDDFRPKEKVLKVSYFNWWSFNTAFGTLAATLFVVYIQERFGWGLGYGISAVGFLVASVTFFMGVPIYRHKSRKGKSHAKEFFSVPVVAFRNRKLQLPSSPSELHECEMQHYIDRGRRQIYHTPRFRFLDKAAIKQEKTDASNPPCTVTQVERNKLVLGMLGIWLLIIIPSNFWAVEVTAFVKQGTTMERNLGPNFQIPAASLWSFVVVTILICVPIYECYFVPFMRRRTGLHRGIKMLHRIAIGVAIQIMAAAVMFAVEIRRMKVIREKHITGAKEVVPMSIFWLLPQHVLLGLANTFLMAGLLEFFYDQSPEEMKVLGTAFYTSTIAVGKYSNSLLVFMIDKFSRKMSGKSWIGNNLNDCHLDYYYALLFVISAFNFAVFLWVQRGYIYKKENTTEVNEFEIVRAEKTESQVGKA from the exons ATGGAACACAAAGGTTACACTTTAGATGACACAGTGGATCTTAGTGGACGGCCTGTGCTTTCTTCTACAACTGGGAAACGGAAAGCTTGCATTTTCATTCTTG CTTATCAAGCATTTGAAAGATTTGCCTACTTTGGGGTAAGTGCGAATTTGGTGATTTATATGACATCGGAGCTCCACAAAGACTTGGTATCAGCAGTAACCAGTGTGAATAACTGGTCAGGCACAGCATGGATAACTCCAATAGTTGGTGCTTATATAGCAGATTCTCACTTGGGCCGCTTTTGGACAATCACTTTTGCGTTGCTCATATATGCCATG GGAATGGGGCTCCTGGTTCTTACTACATCACTGAAGTGCTTCAGACCAACGTGTACAGATGGAATTTGTAAAGAAGCATCAACCGTACAATTAACATTATACTATTTATCAATATACACCATAGCCATTGGCAGTGGCGTGCTGAAGCCCAACATGTCAACTTTTGGTGCTGACCAATTCGATGACTTCAGACCCAAAGAAAAAGTGCTAAAAGTTTCATACTTCAACTGGTGGTCGTTTAACACTGCATTTGGCACTTTAGCCGCTACACTGTTTGTTGTGTACATTCAAGAGAGGTTTGGGTGGGGATTGGGGTATGGAATATCAGCGGTTGGTTTTCTAGTTGCCTCTGTTACCTTCTTTATGGGTGTTCCAATATATAGGCATAAATCCAGAAAGGGGAAGAGCCATGCAAAGGAGTTTTTCAGTGTCCCTGTTGTTGCTTTCAGAAATAGGAAGCTTCAACTTCCTAGTAGCCCTTCTGAACTGCATGAGTGTGAGATGCAACATTACATTGATAGGGGAAGACGACAAATTTATCACACTCCTCGTTTCAG GTTCTTAGACAAGGCTGCTATAAAACAAGAGAAAACAGATGCCTCAAATCCCCCATGCACAGTGACTCAAGTAGAGAGAAACAAGCTTGTTCTAGGGATGCTTGGAATATGGCTACTAATTATAATCCCAAGCAACTTCTGGGCAGTGGAAGTAACCGCGTTTGTCAAGCAAGGCACAACAATGGAAAGGAACCTGGGCCCCAACTTCCAAATACCAGCAGCCTCCCTGTGGAGTTTTGTGGTGGTCACCATTCTCATTTGTGTCCCCATTTACGAATGTTACTTCGTACCGTTCATGCGTCGAAGAACCGGCCTTCACAGAGGAATCAAAATGCTTCACAGGATTGCCATAGGAGTTGCCATCCAAATCATGGCAGCTGCAGTCATGTTTGCTGTGGAAATTCGAAGAATGAAAGTCATAAGGGAGAAACACATAACTGGTGCAAAAGAAGTAGTTCCAATGAGCATATTCTGGTTGTTGCCTCAACATGTTCTACTTGGTCTTGCAAACACATTCCTTATGGCTGGATTGCTAGAATTCTTCTATGATCAATCACCAGAAGAAATGAAAGTACTTGGCACAGCCTTTTACACAAGCACCATAGCTGTTGGGAAATACTCCAACAGTTTACTAGTGTTTATGATAGATAAATTTTCAAGGAAGATGAGTGGTAAGAGCTGGATTGGTAACAATCTTAATGATTGTCACCTTGATTACTATTATGCTCTTCTTTTTGTGATATCTGCGTTTAATTTTGCGGTCTTTCTGTGGGTACAAAGGGGATACATTTACAAGAAGGAAAATACAACAGAGGTGAATGAGTTTGAGATTGTGAGAGCAGAAAAGACAGAATCACAGGTAGGAAAAGCTTGA
- the LOC114415708 gene encoding protein NRT1/ PTR FAMILY 5.1-like isoform X3 — protein sequence MGLLVLTTSLKCFRPTCTDGICKEASTVQLTLYYLSIYTIAIGSGVLKPNMSTFGADQFDDFRPKEKVLKVSYFNWWSFNTAFGTLAATLFVVYIQERFGWGLGYGISAVGFLVASVTFFMGVPIYRHKSRKGKSHAKEFFSVPVVAFRNRKLQLPSSPSELHECEMQHYIDRGRRQIYHTPRFRFLDKAAIKQEKTDASNPPCTVTQVERNKLVLGMLGIWLLIIIPSNFWAVEVTAFVKQGTTMERNLGPNFQIPAASLWSFVVVTILICVPIYECYFVPFMRRRTGLHRGIKMLHRIAIGVAIQIMAAAVMFAVEIRRMKVIREKHITGAKEVVPMSIFWLLPQHVLLGLANTFLMAGLLEFFYDQSPEEMKVLGTAFYTSTIAVGKYSNSLLVFMIDKFSRKMSGKSWIGNNLNDCHLDYYYALLFVISAFNFAVFLWVQRGYIYKKENTTEVNEFEIVRAEKTESQVGKA from the exons ATGGGGCTCCTGGTTCTTACTACATCACTGAAGTGCTTCAGACCAACGTGTACAGATGGAATTTGTAAAGAAGCATCAACCGTACAATTAACATTATACTATTTATCAATATACACCATAGCCATTGGCAGTGGCGTGCTGAAGCCCAACATGTCAACTTTTGGTGCTGACCAATTCGATGACTTCAGACCCAAAGAAAAAGTGCTAAAAGTTTCATACTTCAACTGGTGGTCGTTTAACACTGCATTTGGCACTTTAGCCGCTACACTGTTTGTTGTGTACATTCAAGAGAGGTTTGGGTGGGGATTGGGGTATGGAATATCAGCGGTTGGTTTTCTAGTTGCCTCTGTTACCTTCTTTATGGGTGTTCCAATATATAGGCATAAATCCAGAAAGGGGAAGAGCCATGCAAAGGAGTTTTTCAGTGTCCCTGTTGTTGCTTTCAGAAATAGGAAGCTTCAACTTCCTAGTAGCCCTTCTGAACTGCATGAGTGTGAGATGCAACATTACATTGATAGGGGAAGACGACAAATTTATCACACTCCTCGTTTCAG GTTCTTAGACAAGGCTGCTATAAAACAAGAGAAAACAGATGCCTCAAATCCCCCATGCACAGTGACTCAAGTAGAGAGAAACAAGCTTGTTCTAGGGATGCTTGGAATATGGCTACTAATTATAATCCCAAGCAACTTCTGGGCAGTGGAAGTAACCGCGTTTGTCAAGCAAGGCACAACAATGGAAAGGAACCTGGGCCCCAACTTCCAAATACCAGCAGCCTCCCTGTGGAGTTTTGTGGTGGTCACCATTCTCATTTGTGTCCCCATTTACGAATGTTACTTCGTACCGTTCATGCGTCGAAGAACCGGCCTTCACAGAGGAATCAAAATGCTTCACAGGATTGCCATAGGAGTTGCCATCCAAATCATGGCAGCTGCAGTCATGTTTGCTGTGGAAATTCGAAGAATGAAAGTCATAAGGGAGAAACACATAACTGGTGCAAAAGAAGTAGTTCCAATGAGCATATTCTGGTTGTTGCCTCAACATGTTCTACTTGGTCTTGCAAACACATTCCTTATGGCTGGATTGCTAGAATTCTTCTATGATCAATCACCAGAAGAAATGAAAGTACTTGGCACAGCCTTTTACACAAGCACCATAGCTGTTGGGAAATACTCCAACAGTTTACTAGTGTTTATGATAGATAAATTTTCAAGGAAGATGAGTGGTAAGAGCTGGATTGGTAACAATCTTAATGATTGTCACCTTGATTACTATTATGCTCTTCTTTTTGTGATATCTGCGTTTAATTTTGCGGTCTTTCTGTGGGTACAAAGGGGATACATTTACAAGAAGGAAAATACAACAGAGGTGAATGAGTTTGAGATTGTGAGAGCAGAAAAGACAGAATCACAGGTAGGAAAAGCTTGA
- the LOC114415709 gene encoding peroxidase P7-like, with translation MASFCSRLTICLALFVLILGSANAQLSTNFYYHSCPNLFSTVKSTVQSAISKETRMGASLLRLFFHDCFVNGCDGSILLDDTSSFTGEKNANPNRNSARGYEVIDNIKSAVEKACPGVVSCADILAIAARDSVQILGGPSWNVKVGRRDARTASQSAANNGIPPPTSNLNQLISRFSALGLSTKDLVALSGGHTIGQARCTNFRARIYNESNIDTAFARTRQQSCPRTSGSGDNNLATLDLQTPTEFDNYYFKNLVQKKGLLHSDQQLFNGGSTDSIVRGYSTNPSSFSSDFAAAMIKMGDISPLTGSNGEIRKNCRRIN, from the exons ATGGCTTCGTTTTGTTCTAGATTGACCATTTGTTTGGCTCTGTTTGTCCTCATATTGGGGAGTGCCAATGCCCAACTTTCTACAAACTTCTACTACCATTCGTGTCCAAACCTCTTCTCCACTGTGAAATCCACAGTGCAATCTGCCATATCAAAGGAGACCCGCATGGGTGCTTCTCTCCTCCGCCTGTTCTTCCACGATTGCTTTGTCAAT GGATGTGATGGTTCAATTCTATTGGATGACACATCAAGCTTCACCGGAGAGAAGAACGCAAACCCCAACAGGAACTCTGCTCGTGGATACGAGGTCATTGACAACATTAAATCAGCCGTGGAGAAAGCATGTCCAGGAGTTGTCTCCTGCGCAGATATCCTTGCCATAGCTGCCAGAGACTCTGTTCAGATC CTTGGAGGCCCTAGTTGGAATGTTAAAGTTGGAAGAAGAGACGCTAGAACTGCTAGCCAATCTGCTGCTAACAATGGCATCCCTCCACCCACTTCAAACCTTAACCAACTCATCTCAAGATTCAGCGCTCTTGGACTTTCCACCAAGGACTTGGTCGCCTTGTCCG GTGGTCACACAATTGGACAAGCAAGGTGCACAAACTTCAGAGCCCGCATCTACAACGAGAGCAACATAGACACCGCATTTGCAAGGACAAGGCAACAAAGCTGCCCAAGAACATCAGGGTCAGGGGACAATAATCTTGCAACGCTTGATCTTCAAACTCCAACCGAATTCGACAACTACTACTTCAAGAATCTTGTTCAGAAGAAGGGTCTCCTCCACTCTGATCAGCAACTGTTCAATGGTGGGTCCACCGACTCCATTGTGCGTGGCTACAGCACCAACCCGAGCTCCTTCTCCTCTGACTTCGCCGCCGCCATGATCAAGATGGGAGACATTAGTCCTCTCACTGGCTCCAACGGAGAAATCAGGAAGAATTGTAGAAGGATTAACTAA
- the LOC114415708 gene encoding protein NRT1/ PTR FAMILY 5.1-like isoform X2, with product MEHKGYTLDDTVDLSGRPVLSSTTGKRKACIFILAYQAFERFAYFGVSANLVIYMTSELHKDLVSAVTSVNNWSGTAWITPIVGAYIADSHLGRFWTITFALLIYAMGMGLLVLTTSLKCFRPTCTDGICKEASTVQLTLYYLSIYTIAIGSGVLKPNMSTFGADQFDDFRPKEKVLKVSYFNWWSFNTAFGTLAATLFVVYIQERFGWGLGYGISAVGFLVASVTFFMGVPIYRHKSRKGKSHAKEFFSVPVVAFRNRKLQLPSSPSELHECEMQHYIDRGRRQIYHTPRFSQICVFKVLRQGCYKTRENRCLKSPMHSDSSREKQACSRDAWNMATNYNPKQLLGSGSNRVCQARHNNGKEPGPQLPNTSSLPVEFCGGHHSHLCPHLRMLLRTVHASKNRPSQRNQNASQDCHRSCHPNHGSCSHVCCGNSKNESHKGETHNWCKRSSSNEHILVVASTCSTWSCKHIPYGWIARILL from the exons ATGGAACACAAAGGTTACACTTTAGATGACACAGTGGATCTTAGTGGACGGCCTGTGCTTTCTTCTACAACTGGGAAACGGAAAGCTTGCATTTTCATTCTTG CTTATCAAGCATTTGAAAGATTTGCCTACTTTGGGGTAAGTGCGAATTTGGTGATTTATATGACATCGGAGCTCCACAAAGACTTGGTATCAGCAGTAACCAGTGTGAATAACTGGTCAGGCACAGCATGGATAACTCCAATAGTTGGTGCTTATATAGCAGATTCTCACTTGGGCCGCTTTTGGACAATCACTTTTGCGTTGCTCATATATGCCATG GGAATGGGGCTCCTGGTTCTTACTACATCACTGAAGTGCTTCAGACCAACGTGTACAGATGGAATTTGTAAAGAAGCATCAACCGTACAATTAACATTATACTATTTATCAATATACACCATAGCCATTGGCAGTGGCGTGCTGAAGCCCAACATGTCAACTTTTGGTGCTGACCAATTCGATGACTTCAGACCCAAAGAAAAAGTGCTAAAAGTTTCATACTTCAACTGGTGGTCGTTTAACACTGCATTTGGCACTTTAGCCGCTACACTGTTTGTTGTGTACATTCAAGAGAGGTTTGGGTGGGGATTGGGGTATGGAATATCAGCGGTTGGTTTTCTAGTTGCCTCTGTTACCTTCTTTATGGGTGTTCCAATATATAGGCATAAATCCAGAAAGGGGAAGAGCCATGCAAAGGAGTTTTTCAGTGTCCCTGTTGTTGCTTTCAGAAATAGGAAGCTTCAACTTCCTAGTAGCCCTTCTGAACTGCATGAGTGTGAGATGCAACATTACATTGATAGGGGAAGACGACAAATTTATCACACTCCTCGTTTCAG cCAAATCTGTGTCTTTAAGGTTCTTAGACAAGGCTGCTATAAAACAAGAGAAAACAGATGCCTCAAATCCCCCATGCACAGTGACTCAAGTAGAGAGAAACAAGCTTGTTCTAGGGATGCTTGGAATATGGCTACTAATTATAATCCCAAGCAACTTCTGGGCAGTGGAAGTAACCGCGTTTGTCAAGCAAGGCACAACAATGGAAAGGAACCTGGGCCCCAACTTCCAAATACCAGCAGCCTCCCTGTGGAGTTTTGTGGTGGTCACCATTCTCATTTGTGTCCCCATTTACGAATGTTACTTCGTACCGTTCATGCGTCGAAGAACCGGCCTTCACAGAGGAATCAAAATGCTTCACAGGATTGCCATAGGAGTTGCCATCCAAATCATGGCAGCTGCAGTCATGTTTGCTGTGGAAATTCGAAGAATGAAAGTCATAAGGGAGAAACACATAACTGGTGCAAAAGAAGTAGTTCCAATGAGCATATTCTGGTTGTTGCCTCAACATGTTCTACTTGGTCTTGCAAACACATTCCTTATGGCTGGATTGCTAGAATTCTTCTATGA